The Streptomyces sp. NBC_00483 genome contains the following window.
GATGCCTCCGACGCACACCGACGACGGGCTGCGTGCGGCGATCGACATCCGGCGCGAGCACCCGGGGACCGGTGTGCTGCTGTTCTCGCAGTACGTGGAGACGAAGTACGCCACGCGGCTGCTGGCCGAGGGCTCGGCGGGCGTCGGGTATCTGCTCAAGGAACGGGTGGCGAACGTCGCGGAGTTCACGGACGCGCTCACCCGGGTCGCGGCGGGCGGCACCGCGCTGGACCCGGAGGTGGTGACCCAGCTCGCCGGTGGGGGCCGGGCGACCGAGGAGCTGAGCTCGCTCACGGAGCGGGAGCGGGACGTGCTGGAGCTGATGGCGGAGGGCCGGTCGAACGCGGCGATCGCCGAGTCGCTGCACGTGTCGGCGGGCACGGTGGAGAAGCACGTCGCGGCGGTCTTCGGGAAGCTGGGGCTGCCGGTGTCGGAGGATCACAATCGCCGTGTACTCGCGGTCATCCGCTTCCTGCACCGAGACTTGACGCATGGCTGACGGGACGAAGCGAACGAAGCGCAGCGCGGGCCTGCTTCTCTTCCGGCGCGCGTCGGGCGGGGTCGAGGTGCTGCTCGGGCACATGGGCGGCCCGTTCTGGGCGCGCAAGGACGCGGGCGCGTGGGGCGTGCCGAAGGGCGAGTACGAGCAGGGCGAGACGCCGTGGGACGCGGCGCGGCGC
Protein-coding sequences here:
- a CDS encoding response regulator transcription factor; the protein is MRVVIAEDAAVLRELLAQMLSMRGHEVVAAVSDADALRAAVAEHRPDVTVVDIRMPPTHTDDGLRAAIDIRREHPGTGVLLFSQYVETKYATRLLAEGSAGVGYLLKERVANVAEFTDALTRVAAGGTALDPEVVTQLAGGGRATEELSSLTERERDVLELMAEGRSNAAIAESLHVSAGTVEKHVAAVFGKLGLPVSEDHNRRVLAVIRFLHRDLTHG